Proteins encoded in a region of the Isoalcanivorax pacificus W11-5 genome:
- a CDS encoding phosphoglucosamine mutase — protein MVRKYFGTDGIRGKANEGAMTAETALRVGMAAGRVFRRGDHRHRVVIGKDTRLSGYMLEPALTAGFTSMGMDVFLFGPLPTTYRKNKRPFHPSPTALDRS, from the coding sequence ATGGTGCGCAAATATTTCGGCACAGACGGTATTCGTGGCAAAGCCAACGAAGGCGCGATGACGGCGGAAACCGCCTTGCGCGTCGGCATGGCGGCTGGCCGTGTCTTTCGTCGCGGTGACCACCGCCATCGTGTCGTGATCGGCAAGGATACGCGCCTGTCGGGCTATATGCTTGAACCCGCGCTCACAGCCGGTTTCACCTCGATGGGCATGGACGTATTCCTTTTTGGCCCGCTGCCGACAACGTATAGGAAGAATAAACGCCCTTTTCACCCAAGTCCAACAGCTTTGGACCGCAGTTGA
- the sul2 gene encoding sulfonamide-resistant dihydropteroate synthase Sul2, with protein sequence MNKSLIIFGIVNITSDSFSDGGRYLAPDAAIAQARKLMAEGADVIDLGPASSNPDAAPVSSDTEIARIAPVLDALKADGIPVSLDSYQPATQAYALSRGVAYLNDIRGFPDAAFYPQLAKSSAKLVVMHSVQDGQADRREAPAGDIMDHIAAFFDARIAALTGAGIKRNRLVLDPGMGFFLGAAPETSLSVLARFDELRLRFDLPVLLSVSRKSFLRALTGRGPGDVGAATLAAELAAAAGGADFIRTHEPRPLRDGLAVLAALKETARIR encoded by the coding sequence ATGAATAAATCGCTCATCATTTTCGGCATCGTCAACATAACCTCGGACAGTTTCTCCGATGGAGGCCGGTATCTGGCGCCAGACGCAGCCATTGCGCAGGCGCGTAAGCTGATGGCCGAGGGGGCAGATGTGATCGACCTCGGTCCGGCATCCAGCAATCCCGACGCCGCGCCTGTTTCGTCCGACACAGAAATCGCGCGTATCGCGCCGGTGCTGGACGCGCTCAAGGCAGATGGCATTCCCGTCTCGCTCGACAGTTATCAACCCGCGACGCAAGCCTATGCCTTGTCGCGTGGTGTGGCCTATCTCAATGATATTCGCGGTTTTCCAGACGCTGCGTTCTATCCGCAATTGGCGAAATCATCTGCCAAACTCGTCGTTATGCATTCGGTGCAAGACGGGCAGGCAGATCGGCGCGAGGCACCCGCTGGCGACATCATGGATCACATTGCGGCGTTCTTTGACGCGCGCATCGCGGCGCTGACGGGTGCCGGTATCAAACGCAACCGCCTTGTCCTTGATCCCGGCATGGGGTTTTTTCTGGGGGCTGCTCCCGAAACCTCGCTCTCGGTGCTGGCGCGGTTCGATGAATTGCGGCTGCGCTTCGATTTGCCGGTGCTTCTGTCTGTTTCGCGCAAATCCTTTCTGCGCGCGCTCACAGGCCGTGGTCCGGGGGATGTCGGGGCCGCGACACTCGCTGCAGAGCTTGCCGCCGCCGCAGGTGGAGCTGACTTCATCCGCACACACGAGCCGCGCCCCTTGCGCGACGGGCTGGCGGTATTGGCGGCGCTGAAAGAAACCGCAAGAATTCGTTAA
- a CDS encoding Fic family protein, with protein MSDLPVDALGAAWLASTYKIAPVAPLLVLSQAGKRRATEISDGRRLETYPEVMRPAATLAAHLQFHLRYEVVHLEFLARLFGQAGPQPVQTWVESEPTGQYARRAAFLYEWLTGDLLQVPERLAGGYVDAIDPDKQVAASADQIVKVRRWRINDNLPGTRHFCPMVARSEGVDQAMSLDVGQLLLGLREEFGEDLLLRAAAWMTLRESKASFAIEGEGSQATRIQRFADVMARRTGQGASPLAEAELADLQQQILGKTTLTRFGIRQSPVFVGETSAYQEVVHYVAPVAGDVPEMMAGLRTFLAKTQGQSSVMRSAVAAFGFVYIHPLADGNGRLHRFLINDVLRRDGVVSEPIILPVSAVISADSSERRAYDRILDTVSQPLMEAVRDHVSFSPLHTTYADGVVSNLAFDGELLARPAWRYPDLGRHVEYLAAILTRTVSEQMRAESRYLRRQARARAALKEVVEMPDVQADRVLRSIEQNDGSLSNVLRKEMSVLDEAGIWEAVVDAVRHAWLLEKEGDTLVAALYGPERSGHR; from the coding sequence ATGAGCGACCTGCCTGTAGATGCCCTCGGTGCGGCCTGGTTGGCCAGTACCTATAAAATTGCCCCGGTTGCCCCGCTGCTAGTGCTCAGCCAGGCAGGGAAGCGGCGCGCGACGGAGATTTCGGATGGGCGCCGGCTTGAGACCTACCCGGAGGTCATGCGGCCGGCGGCCACGCTGGCCGCGCATCTGCAATTTCATCTGCGTTATGAAGTGGTCCACCTGGAGTTCCTGGCACGCCTTTTCGGGCAGGCAGGGCCGCAACCCGTGCAAACGTGGGTGGAGAGTGAACCCACCGGCCAGTATGCCCGCAGGGCGGCTTTCCTCTATGAGTGGTTGACGGGAGACCTGTTGCAGGTGCCTGAACGTCTGGCGGGCGGCTATGTAGATGCCATTGATCCTGACAAGCAGGTGGCGGCCTCGGCGGATCAGATCGTCAAGGTCAGGCGCTGGCGCATCAATGACAACCTGCCGGGGACCCGGCACTTCTGTCCGATGGTGGCCAGGTCGGAAGGGGTTGATCAGGCGATGTCTCTGGATGTCGGTCAATTGCTGCTGGGCTTGAGGGAAGAATTCGGCGAAGACCTGCTGCTGCGCGCCGCTGCCTGGATGACGCTGCGGGAAAGCAAGGCCAGTTTCGCGATTGAAGGTGAAGGGAGTCAGGCAACCCGTATTCAGCGATTTGCCGACGTCATGGCACGGCGCACCGGGCAGGGGGCGTCCCCGCTGGCCGAGGCTGAACTGGCGGATCTTCAGCAGCAGATATTGGGCAAGACAACACTGACGCGGTTTGGTATCCGCCAGTCCCCGGTGTTTGTGGGCGAGACATCTGCCTATCAGGAAGTCGTGCATTATGTGGCGCCAGTGGCCGGCGACGTGCCGGAGATGATGGCGGGGTTGCGTACCTTTCTTGCAAAAACACAAGGGCAGTCTTCCGTCATGCGTAGCGCGGTGGCGGCCTTTGGTTTTGTTTACATTCATCCGCTGGCAGACGGTAACGGGCGCCTGCACCGTTTTCTGATCAACGATGTGCTGCGACGAGACGGCGTGGTCTCCGAGCCGATTATTCTGCCCGTATCGGCAGTGATTTCGGCGGACAGTAGTGAGCGACGCGCCTACGACAGGATTCTGGACACGGTATCGCAGCCGCTGATGGAAGCCGTGCGTGATCATGTGTCGTTCTCGCCGTTGCATACCACTTATGCGGATGGCGTTGTCTCAAACCTGGCGTTTGATGGTGAGCTACTCGCGCGACCAGCCTGGCGTTATCCCGATCTGGGCAGACATGTCGAGTACCTCGCTGCGATTCTGACGCGCACTGTCTCGGAACAGATGCGGGCCGAGTCACGTTACCTGCGCCGGCAGGCCAGGGCGCGTGCTGCGCTGAAAGAAGTGGTGGAAATGCCTGATGTGCAGGCAGACAGAGTGTTGCGTTCCATTGAGCAGAACGACGGCTCACTGAGTAATGTGCTGCGAAAGGAGATGTCGGTGCTGGACGAGGCGGGCATCTGGGAGGCCGTTGTGGATGCGGTGAGGCATGCCTGGCTGCTGGAAAAAGAGGGCGACACGCTTGTGGCTGCCCTCTATGGCCCGGAGCGCTCGGGCCATAGATGA
- the yghU gene encoding glutathione-dependent disulfide-bond oxidoreductase: MTDQHEYTPPSVWTWQKESGGRFASINRPIAGPTHDKPLPVGEHPFQLYSLATPNGQKVTILFEELLELGHQDAEYDAWLIRIDQGDQFGSGFVDVNPNSKIPALLDRSGPAPIRIFESGAILMYLAEKFGEFLPTEPAKRAECLSWLFWQMGSAPYLGGGFGHFYAYAPMKIEYAIDRFAMETKRQLDVLDRRLAESEYLAGDDYTIADIAVFPWYGGLVQGWLYEAAEFLSVHEYKNVLRWSDAILKRPAVVRGRKVNRVTGKPSSQLHERHSAADFETRTEDKLQGGSR; the protein is encoded by the coding sequence ATGACCGATCAGCACGAGTACACCCCACCGAGCGTCTGGACCTGGCAAAAAGAAAGCGGCGGCCGCTTCGCGAGCATCAACCGCCCCATCGCCGGCCCCACCCACGACAAGCCACTGCCGGTGGGTGAGCACCCGTTTCAGCTTTACTCCCTGGCCACACCAAACGGCCAGAAAGTCACTATCCTGTTCGAGGAACTGCTGGAGCTTGGCCATCAGGATGCGGAATACGACGCCTGGCTGATCCGCATCGACCAGGGCGACCAGTTCGGCAGCGGCTTTGTGGACGTGAACCCCAACTCGAAGATCCCGGCCTTGCTGGACCGCTCCGGGCCGGCGCCGATCCGGATTTTCGAGTCCGGCGCGATCCTGATGTACCTGGCGGAAAAATTTGGTGAATTTCTGCCGACCGAGCCTGCGAAGCGAGCCGAATGCCTGTCGTGGCTGTTCTGGCAGATGGGCAGTGCGCCTTACCTCGGCGGCGGCTTCGGGCACTTTTATGCCTACGCGCCGATGAAAATCGAATATGCGATTGACCGCTTCGCCATGGAAACCAAGCGGCAACTGGATGTGCTGGATCGGCGGCTGGCGGAGAGTGAATACCTGGCCGGGGATGACTATACCATTGCCGATATCGCCGTATTCCCCTGGTATGGCGGGCTGGTGCAGGGCTGGCTGTATGAGGCGGCGGAGTTTTTGTCAGTGCATGAATACAAGAATGTGCTCCGCTGGTCCGACGCGATTCTGAAGCGGCCGGCGGTGGTGCGGGGCAGGAAGGTGAACCGGGTGACGGGCAAGCCGTCGAGTCAGTTGCATGAGCGGCATAGTGCGGCGGATTTTGAGACACGCACTGAGGATAAGTTGCAGGGTGGCTCTCGCTGA
- a CDS encoding type II toxin-antitoxin system Phd/YefM family antitoxin — METVNIHEAKTHLSRLVDQAARGEPFIIAKAGRPLVRVTALDSPLPREQRRLGFMAGHIRVPDDFDRMGAEVLQADFEGEA, encoded by the coding sequence ATGGAAACCGTCAATATCCACGAAGCCAAGACCCATCTTTCCCGCCTGGTGGACCAGGCCGCCCGGGGAGAGCCGTTCATCATTGCCAAGGCCGGCCGGCCGTTGGTGCGGGTCACCGCGCTGGATTCGCCGTTGCCGCGCGAGCAGCGGCGGTTGGGCTTTATGGCCGGGCATATCCGGGTGCCGGATGATTTCGACCGGATGGGGGCGGAGGTGCTGCAGGCGGATTTTGAGGGCGAGGCGTGA
- a CDS encoding type II toxin-antitoxin system VapC family toxin: MKLLLDTHLLLWAAGLPERLSEQARALLGDPDNTLLFSAASLWEISIKHGLGRADFSVDPRLLRRGLLDNGYEELPVTGLHAVSVAALPPLHRDPFDRMLVAQASAEGVLLLTSDSQVAAYPGPVRRV; encoded by the coding sequence GTGAAGCTGCTGCTGGATACGCACTTGCTGTTGTGGGCGGCAGGCCTGCCGGAGCGGCTTTCGGAACAGGCGCGCGCGTTGCTGGGCGATCCTGACAACACCTTGCTGTTTTCGGCGGCCAGCCTGTGGGAGATCAGCATCAAGCACGGCCTGGGGCGGGCGGATTTCAGTGTCGACCCGCGCCTGTTGCGGCGCGGGTTGCTGGACAATGGCTATGAAGAGCTGCCGGTCACCGGCCTGCATGCAGTGTCGGTGGCAGCGCTGCCGCCGTTACACCGTGATCCGTTCGACCGCATGCTGGTGGCGCAGGCGAGCGCCGAGGGGGTGCTGCTGCTGACCAGCGACAGCCAGGTGGCCGCGTACCCCGGTCCGGTACGGCGGGTGTGA